Part of the Clostridium sporogenes genome, TACAAGTAATAAAACATGGTAGTACCTATTAAATTGATAAGGAAATGATAGATAGGATAGATGTATTATTAAAAGCTAGTGTTGCAATACAGTATGATTATGAAACAACAATATTAACTTTTGGCAATATGTACGGTTAAAAAAGAATTATAAAAAGTGGTAGGTGTAATAATGAGAAATAACTATGTAGATATAATTTATCAAAATGTAAAAATTCAAGAAGGACGGCAGGCCATAGAGAAATTATTGATTGACTTCTATTTTGCCCGTGGATATTCCAGCAAAGACTATGCCGTACTGAACAATATTCCTGTACCTTTGGTAACAGCAATAAAAAATGAAGCGTTGAAACTTAAGCTTTTAGAAAAATCAACAGGTATTCACTTGAACCTTAAAGGAAAACAATTTGTTGAAAATGAATTGGGGTATAAAGGAATTAATATAAAGTTATATAAAACATTGAATATTAATCATGTTGACAAGGTAATGGAGCGCTTATCATTAAATATTAATAATATCTTTGAGAACAGGCCAGAGGCAGATGTATCTGTTGATCAATCTAAATGTACTCTGGAAACTGCTATAAAAAGAGCTTTATTATGCCTTGAAAATAATTGCTTGATTGGGAAAAATATTCTCTGTGTCGGGGATGATGATTTGATCAGCGTTTCCATAGGAATGCTGCTGCATACTTTATATAGCGGCAACATGAATCTATGTAAAACCAAAATCTATGTTTTAGACAGTGATCAAAGAATATTAGATTATATTTGTGAAATTGGAAAACTATATGACTTACCTATTAATTGCTACAATATTGATTTCCGTGACTCAATCCCAAACGAGTATATTAGTAAAATGGACTGCCTTTACACAGATCCTCCGTATACATTATCAGGAATGAAGTTATTCTTATCAAGAGGATTGGAGTGCCTAAAAAATTCTGTTTCTTTGAATGTGTTCTTATCCTACGCTCATAAATCACAAGAAGAAATGCTGAAAATTCACAAGATGTTTATCGGATTAGGTCTATCTGCGTTAAGAATTATGCCCCAGTTTAATCGTTATGAAGGCGCAGGTATTTTAGGAAATAGCAGTCAAATGTTTTTATTGAAGACAACCTCAGCCGCAAGATCGCCAATTATCGGAGAAAAATTTAATATTCCAATATACACAGGAGAAATAAAAAAAACACGTCGGAAATACAGTTGCAAGAACTGTAACACTATACATTATGTTAGCTTAGAAGATACCTACAGTACAATAGAAGAATTAAAAACTGCCGGTTGTACAATTTGCGGACACCATTTTTTCAATATGGTTAGCAAAAAGAAAATATTAAATGGCGATAAGGAAAGCTACAAATAATGCTTTATATATAAATTGAAGCATTTGAAAAAGAAATTTTAATCCTCTCTTTTCAAGACGATGTAACACTTGATATCAATTTTTACAAAATTTAAGGCACAACTTTAAACCAACATAATTAACAATGCAATTAAGTTTGGAAGGAGGTTCAATTTTGAAATACTCAGGGTATCATTTAGTAATCGATTTATTTGGTTGTAATTTCGACCAGTTAGAAAATACAGAATATATTATAGAAATGCTTAAAAAATTAGCAGAGATACTGGATACCACAATCATTACAAAAGCATTTCACAAGTTCCATCCCCAAGGATTTAGCGGTGCATTAATCATTTCAGAATCACATATAACAATACATACATGGCCGGAAAATGCTTATACAGGAATTGATATATTTACATGCTCCAAATGTTTTGATTCTGGAAAAGTAGTAGCTTATTTAAAAGAAAACTTAATATTTGAAAAGATGGAAATCAAGGAAATACTGAGAGGCCAAATTGATTAATATTACCACAAGGAAAACTATCAAGTATTAAATAATTAAAGAAAAGCGTTGAAATTTTGAAAACAAAATGTCAACGCTTTTTATATTTTTAAGGGAATAGCTTGGTGTTAGTACAAATATATTAAAAAAATGGATGACTTTTTGTATTGTAAATATATGAAATATAACAACGCCTATACCATTTCACTTGTTTCTTCAAGTTTCATATACATTTTTTCTTGTTGTTTTGTAGTAAATTGAAAATAAATTTCAGTATTAGAAACAGACTTATGTCCAAGCCACCATTGAAGTTCTTTAATATCCATTTCTGACTCTGCTAAATGAACAGCAGTTGTGTGTTTAAGAGTATGAAAATGATGTTTACTTTTATCACTAATATTAGCAATTTTACAATATTTTTTCATCAAATAATCTAGGGTTTGACGAGAAATAGGATTGTTTTTTTGGCTCTTAAACAATGTTTCAGAATTACAGGATATTTTATAATCCCTTATGTATGTATCAAGAGCTTTTTTAGTTGTAACATCAAGCCTTATTGTATTGTTGTTACTACCTTTTAATCTTTTACAGTAAATATCTCCCTTATCTGAGTTGTAATCATCTAACTTTATAAGAGAAATTTCTGAGGCTCTTAAGCCACATCTATAAGCTACTCTAAACAATGCTAAATCTCTAACGGCATGAGAATTATCTGAAAATGTAATTGCATTAAAAAGTCTAATTGCTTCTTGTTGTGTTAAATACTTCATCTTATTGCTAGAATTTTCTGGCATAGTTAATTTCCTCCACATAATTATACCAAAACTTAGAAGATAATCAAACTTTTTATAAAAATATTTCGATTTAATGGTGTATAATGCAATATTTGGCTGAAATTTAATGACACATTAGGGAAAATGAAGCTAAATGTAATAATATTGGATATAAATAATACTGAATTGAGAAAAATCTATACAAAATATTTATTTTGCCTAATTAATAATACAGGTTATTAGTTCAAATGTAAATATATATAAATAAATTTTATTTTTAGTAGCTATTTATAGGTTCTAGAAAATTGTTAATAAAACAAGGGTAAAAAGGTTTAAAAATAAAATTAATTAGACAATATATTTATTAGCAAAAGACAGGAGTTTAATATAATGAAAATAGGTAGAAGGCGATAGAATGATTTATACTAAACTAAGAAATTGCTTCCATGAATATTTATTCTGCAAAAAGAATACTAAAATTAGGGTGATTACTTATGTAGTTTTAGTAGTTATATTAATAGAAGCTTTTTATTTAAGAATTTCTTCAGATATTCAAAAAGATATAGGTGAAAAAGCTATACTTATTGCAACAGATTTTGCTAAGGATATTAATATAGACAAAAATGAATTTAATCGACTAATTTCTTTAGATTTGAACCAACTTATAAAAGATGACACAAATATAAAATTTGAATATAAAGCAAGATATTTAATGAAATATTTGGACATAAAATATATTTATATTATGTCTGTTATACCAGACTCTCAAGTAAAATATAAAGTAGAGAAAGATGAAGAAAGTTTATATAATAAATCAGAAGGAACCCCACTTAAAGATATTTACTTATTAGATGCTGTAATAAATGATATTGAAAGAAATAAGGATATGACTTATGGAAAATATTTAAATAAAGATAGGTATACTATCATTAATGATGAATATATTAAGGTTAGTGAAAATAAAAAAGCTATATATTTTTTAAATAAAGATAAATGGGGCAATTATTTGACAGCATATGCTCCGATTTATGATAATAGTGGCGGATTTATGGGAATTATAGGAGTTGATATCTGCCTTAAGCACTATCTAAGACTTGCGAATAATAATATATATAGCATAGTTGGAATTAGTATAATCATTAGTATAATTGCGATAATAAAAATAATTAAGTTAAGCAAGGAAAATTACTTTGCTAATAATAAAATAAAAAAACTATCAGTATGTTCCTTAACTTATGCATTAAATAGAGGAAGTTTCATGGAAAAACTCAAAGATGAATTTGATAATAGTAAGAAAAATAAAGGGCACATATCTATAATATTCATAGATGTGGATTATTTTAAAGAATACAATGATAATTATGGACATATTGAAGGAGATAAAGTTCTAATGAAAATAGGCAAAAGTATTATTAATGTAGCAAAGAAATATTCAGGAGTTGTGGGAAGATATGGAGGAGATGAATTCATTGTACTTTTAAATGAAGTGGAGACTTCAGAATTAAAAGCTATAGCAATGGAAATTTCAAAAGAAATAAATAAATTAAAAATAAAAAGAGAGTATTCACATATTAGCGAATATCAAACTGTTAGTATTGGTGTTGCTAGCATCATTCCAAAGGAAGAAGAGAAAATAGAAGATTTAATAAATTATGCAGATAAGGCCTTGTACAAATCCAAAGAAAATGGGGGAAATTGCATATGTGTATGGGGAGAAGATTTAAAATAAATAGTAATAGTTTATTAAGGATAAATATGAAAAATTAAAATGTGTGACAATTCTCTCATACTTATAGGCTGAGGGAATTATATCATAGGTTATTATATAGTAAAAAAGATTAAATAATATTTAACACATAACAATAATTATGAATGAAATTATGATTTTACATAAAACTTAATTTAATAGCAGAAAACTCTAATAATATACAAAAAAGTTTGTTTAAAGATGGTGGTATTTTAAAATAATAACTGAAAGGATTAAGAGAGAGATCTCTTAGTCCTTTTTAATTTGTTAGGTAAAAT contains:
- the speD gene encoding adenosylmethionine decarboxylase encodes the protein MKYSGYHLVIDLFGCNFDQLENTEYIIEMLKKLAEILDTTIITKAFHKFHPQGFSGALIISESHITIHTWPENAYTGIDIFTCSKCFDSGKVVAYLKENLIFEKMEIKEILRGQID
- a CDS encoding GGDEF domain-containing protein — protein: MIYTKLRNCFHEYLFCKKNTKIRVITYVVLVVILIEAFYLRISSDIQKDIGEKAILIATDFAKDINIDKNEFNRLISLDLNQLIKDDTNIKFEYKARYLMKYLDIKYIYIMSVIPDSQVKYKVEKDEESLYNKSEGTPLKDIYLLDAVINDIERNKDMTYGKYLNKDRYTIINDEYIKVSENKKAIYFLNKDKWGNYLTAYAPIYDNSGGFMGIIGVDICLKHYLRLANNNIYSIVGISIIISIIAIIKIIKLSKENYFANNKIKKLSVCSLTYALNRGSFMEKLKDEFDNSKKNKGHISIIFIDVDYFKEYNDNYGHIEGDKVLMKIGKSIINVAKKYSGVVGRYGGDEFIVLLNEVETSELKAIAMEISKEINKLKIKREYSHISEYQTVSIGVASIIPKEEEKIEDLINYADKALYKSKENGGNCICVWGEDLK
- a CDS encoding bis-aminopropyl spermidine synthase family protein; protein product: MRNNYVDIIYQNVKIQEGRQAIEKLLIDFYFARGYSSKDYAVLNNIPVPLVTAIKNEALKLKLLEKSTGIHLNLKGKQFVENELGYKGINIKLYKTLNINHVDKVMERLSLNINNIFENRPEADVSVDQSKCTLETAIKRALLCLENNCLIGKNILCVGDDDLISVSIGMLLHTLYSGNMNLCKTKIYVLDSDQRILDYICEIGKLYDLPINCYNIDFRDSIPNEYISKMDCLYTDPPYTLSGMKLFLSRGLECLKNSVSLNVFLSYAHKSQEEMLKIHKMFIGLGLSALRIMPQFNRYEGAGILGNSSQMFLLKTTSAARSPIIGEKFNIPIYTGEIKKTRRKYSCKNCNTIHYVSLEDTYSTIEELKTAGCTICGHHFFNMVSKKKILNGDKESYK
- a CDS encoding tyrosine-type recombinase/integrase → MPENSSNKMKYLTQQEAIRLFNAITFSDNSHAVRDLALFRVAYRCGLRASEISLIKLDDYNSDKGDIYCKRLKGSNNNTIRLDVTTKKALDTYIRDYKISCNSETLFKSQKNNPISRQTLDYLMKKYCKIANISDKSKHHFHTLKHTTAVHLAESEMDIKELQWWLGHKSVSNTEIYFQFTTKQQEKMYMKLEETSEMV